In a genomic window of Siniperca chuatsi isolate FFG_IHB_CAS linkage group LG1, ASM2008510v1, whole genome shotgun sequence:
- the LOC122881824 gene encoding LOW QUALITY PROTEIN: uncharacterized protein LOC122881824 (The sequence of the model RefSeq protein was modified relative to this genomic sequence to represent the inferred CDS: deleted 2 bases in 1 codon), translated as MLQADVSGRESQDRGEFGHHGFHTRAPASAAPGLTGVCITSLWGNCDHTYKGRNPDGTFRVDFRNRATFDGCQHSHYWSCYNGNCGYDARNQRGILDRSTNAPQYNSQWCETETVSTRNVPSDRPFEMNAASCCWISTRNSVVYWRLLTYVDLGTRSDTGKPNQSPDIAILPFLRVPQNCPRTYKLMSFDPDGDKVRCRYGNIIGTECSSCSQPLGFHLDQGSCTLHYQNSYADPSVYGFEMVVEDFPRGHISLAYTDGSQSSRAPLTERRRRQATTTTTTTAPWWWWYSTTTAPTTTTAPTTTSAPWWWWYSTTTAPTTTTAQTTTSAPWSWWYGTTTAPTTTTAQTTTSAPWWWWYGTTTAPTTTTAPTTTSALGWWWYGTTTAPTTTTAPTTTTAPTTTPWWWWYSTTTAQTTTTAPTTTPWWWHSTTTQETTTTPPYASTPRHLHATTPPLSKLPLHFSLLVDPPVPSCQEGHYLPKFVHPTPENGARIQAEVNKEVEIRVKAQATYSTIQDIIISGPLNISKHRTTHDEFVIRWTPTPDDLGDHYPICFAVESVTGSAVPTVQITQPYHYHPNPSSQSGIYQSEMRCVLLDIGKEKVKSNVICTQSSMTVEVDKTSFYGLNEDHLRLNDPTNTACSLQTHSNSTHIIAVIPLNACGTQIEEDDDNLIFKNEITTVDNTEDLITRKHLLEVQFYCQYPKRGNVTLGFTAHRKNVTVWERGFGTFTYQFEFYPNDEFQTMIDPNSYPLEYDIGNRIYMQLEATSSVNNTELFVESCRAAPYDNPNYSPTYSIIENGCKVDSTVEIYSPAHKTQFQFSMEAFKFIGLHDQVYISCSVLMCEAGDPNTRCSQGCINSMASRSPPSPHRKREAVTQSSRHLVSQGPLRIRRSAESTGSPVMNLNLNLVFIAGCLLAAVGMISAVAMYKAKMSRVKYQPLPAFEN; from the exons ATGCTGCAGGCGGATGTGAGTGGCAGAGAATCTCAGGACAGAGGTGAGTTTGGGCATCATGGCTTCCACACTCGTGCTCCTGCTTCAGCTGCTCCTGGTCTCACTGGCGTCTGCATCACATCACTTTGGGGGAACTGCGACCACACCTACAAAGGAAGAAACCCTGATGGAACATTTAGG GTGGACTTTCGTAACAGGGCAACCTTCGATGGGTGTCAGCACTCCCACTACTGGTCTTGTTACAATGGCAACTGTGGCTATGATGCCAGAAATCAGAGAGGCATACTTGACAGAAGCACCAATGCACCACAATATAACAGCCAATGGTGTGAAACTGAAACAGTCAGTACAAGAAATGTCCCCAGTGACAGACCTTTTGAAATGAA TGCAGCTAGCTGTTGCTGGATCTCAACGCGTAACTCGGTTGTTTATTGGAGACTGCTGACTTATGTGGATTTGGGAACACGATCTGACACTggaaaaccaaaccaatcaCCAGACATTGCCATTCTACCTTTCCTACG AGTTCCTCAGAACTGCCCACGGACATACAAGCTGATGTCCTTTGATCCTGATGGTGACAAAGTTCGATGCAGATATGGAAATATCATAGGTACAGAGTGCAGCTCGTGCAGCCAACCTTTAGGCTTCCACTTGGATCAG GGCTCTTGCACATTACACTACCAAAACTCCTATGCCGACCCCAGCGTTTATGGATTtgagatggtggtggaggacTTCCCGCGAGGGCACATCTCTCTGGCTTACACTGACGGATCCCAGTCCTCCAGGGCTCCACTGactgagaggagaaggagacaagcgacaaccacaaccacaaccacagcaccgtggtggtggtggtacaGTACAACTACAgcaccaaccacaaccacagcaccAACCACAACCTCAGCaccatggtggtggtggtacaGTACAACTACAgcaccaaccacaaccacagcacaAACCACAACCTCAGCACCATGGTCGTGGTGGTACGGTACAACTACAgcaccaaccacaaccacagcacaAACCACAACCTCAGCaccatggtggtggtggtacgGTACAACTACAgcaccaaccacaaccacagcaccAACCACAACCTCAGCACTAGGGTGGTGGTGGTACGGTACAACTACAGCACCAACCACAACTACAgcaccaaccacaaccacagcaccaaccacaaccccatggtggtggtggtacaGTACAACTACAGCAcaaaccacaaccacagcaccAACCACAACCCCATGGTGGTGGCATAGTACAACTACTCAAGAAACTACAACTACCCCACCGTACGCTAGCACCCCGAGACACCTGCATGCCACCACTCCTCCTCTCAGTAAACTACCTTTGCATTTCTCTTTACTTG TGGACCCACCTGTTCCCTCATGTCAGGAGGGACACTACTTGCCTAAGTTTGTGCACCCAACACCTGAAAATGGAGCACGCATCCAAGCAGAGGTCAACAAAGAAGTGGAGATCAGAGTCAAAGCACAAGCTACATACTCAAC aatACAGGATATCATCATCAGTGGGCCACTGAATATCAGCAAGCACAGGACCACACATGACGAGTTTGTCATTAGGTGGACGCCTACTCCAGATGACCTGGGAGATCATTACCCCATCTGCTTTGCTGTCGAGTCAGTGACAGG GTCCGCTGTACCCACTGTTCAAATCACACAGCCTTACCATTACCACCCCAACCCATCTTCACA GTCTGGCATCTATCAGTCCGAGATGAGGTGTGTTCTGCTGGACATCGGGAAGGAGAAAG TTAAATCCAATGTGATCTGCACTCAGTCTTCAATGACAGTAGAGGTTGATAAAACTTCATTCTATGGACTCAATGAGGATCATTTGCGGCTCAATGACCCCACCAACACCGCCTGCAGCCTCCAGACACACTCCAACAGCACCCACATCATCGCTGTCATCCCCCTAAACGCTTGTGGCACTCAGATCGAG GAGGATGATGACAACCTGATTTTCAAGAATGAAATCACCACGGTCGACAACACCGAAGACCTGATCACCAGGAAACATCTGCTGGAAGTGCAGTTCTACTGTCAGTACCCCAAACGGGGAAACGTGACACTGGGCTTCACAGCACACAGGAAGAACGTCACAGTGTGGGAAAGAGGCTTCGGCACGTTCACGTACCAGTTTGAGTTCTATCCTAACGACGAATTCCAAACCATGATTGATCCAAATTCATACCCTCTGGAGTATGATATAGGGAACAGGATTTACATGCAGCTAGAGGCCACCTCTTCAGTCAACAACACCGAGCTGTTTGTGGAGTCCTGCAGAGCTGCACCATATGACAATCCAAACTACAGTCCAACCTACTCCATCATTGAAAATGG GTGTAAAGTGGACTCGACTGTTGAAATCTATTCCCCCGCCCACAAGACACAATTCCAGTTCAGCATGGAGGCCTTCAAGTTCATCGGCTTGCATGACCAG GTGTACATCAGCTGTTCAGTCCTGATGTGTGAAGCAGGGGACCCCAACACCAGGTGCTCACAGGGATGCATCAACTCC ATGGCCAGCCggtcaccaccatcaccacacCGAAAGAGAGAGGCTGTCACCCAGAGTTCAAGGCACCTTGTTTCCCAGGGTCCTCTGCGCATAAGGAGGTCAGCTGAGAGCACCGGAAGCCCAG tGATGAACCTGAATCTGAACCTGGTATTCATCGCTGGTTGTCTTCTTGCAGCTGTTGGCATGATCAGTGCAGTGGCCATGTACAAAGCCAAAATGTCAAGGGTCAAATACCAACCTTTGCCTGCGTTTGAAAATTAA